The region TAAAACACATATTACCAACTACATATAAGGAAACTGGCCAAACACAACAGGGAAAGATATAGATTTATAGTAGATATTTGAGTAATCTTTAAGTTGAATATAGCCGCCGTTTCGTTTCTCAGTGTCAGAACTGGTTAGAGGCGAATGAGATTAGACGACAACAATATGTAAGCCGGTTAAAGCTGGAGCCGGTTAAAATGTAAAGAATATTTGGAAATAAATCGATTGTCTACGCGCGGGATCCTTAGTCGCGCGATGCTCCAATTATAGTGAGAATGTACATGAAGATGTTGATGATGTCCAAATAGAGATTCAGGGCTGCGAAGATATACTCCTCGGGACTGATGGAGTACTTGTGATCGCCGCCCATCATCAGCTGCGTATCGTAGATTAGGTAGACGGAGAACAGAAGCGCTCCGAACGAGGCGTAGACCAGCGTGATGATTTTGCCCTTCATGAACATGGCCACAATGCCAAAGATCAAGAATACCACCATGCAGGCAATCAGAATGCCGCCCATCATCGTGAAGTCGTATTTGGTTTGCATTGCAAAGAGCGTGAGTGCTAGACAAACAGCCGCCGTTATACCCACCGCCAAGAGAACCTGAAATCAAAGTACCGATTAGCAGGCTGCTGGTATGTGAAAGCGTTAGTTTCAATGAGCACAAACCTCGTTGGGGGCATAGCGAGTGGCCGTTACTCCCATTAAGAACGACTGAGCTATTGTAAATAATCCCAAGAAGATGAAATTTGTCGGTGTCTGGCGGCGTACGCTATCGCAACAGGCCATACACAGCATAGTGACCAGCATTACGCCAAGAGCCACCCAGAAGAGCCACATGTTCTTGGCAGCGAAGTCTTTTGTTCCCTGGTGAAAGACGAACAAGGCAACTGCTCCGAAAGTAACCAACAGTTGGCCctaaaagaacaacaaattgaGAATTTACATAAACTTAAATGAAACTGCTATTGCACCCCACTTACCATTAGAATCAAATAAACTTTGCGTATGAATCCGCGACGGATGCTCTGGTCGTCGAAGGAAAAGTTCTTGGGCTGACTCTCTGGATCATCGTAGGCTCCGTAGCCCCCTGCTGCAGGTGGTGGCTGAATGAATCCCGGTTGCGGAGCATAGCCACCTGGTGGGGGTCCTTGTCCATAGGGTTGGCCATACGGTCCCTGTGGATAAGGTTGAGCTCCTCCTTGGGCATAGGGCGGATAGCCGCCTTGCGGAGGTCCGCCACCGTAGCCTCCTTGCGGTGGATAGCCACCGTAATTGTATTGCTGATTTGGATCTGTTGAGTACATTTCAACTTAGCTTTCTTTTCGTTCACAACTTTCAAACTTTTCTTCTAGAGCATTCCACAAGGCCAGGTccaaaagatggaaaaaacCTCGCATTCGCTACCCAGAACTGAGAAATCGGAATGATTCGCTTTGGAGGGGCTGCACAAAGTATTTACCGAAAAAATGAGAGAACAGTGATAACAAGCATCCAACAACTCTCTAGAGTAAACACATTCAACCATGATAAGGGAGTACAAATATAACTTCTTAATGGAAAGACGGCATTACAATGATTCAACTTTTTATGGGTAGTTCTGGAAAAACTGCACCATAGAAGCAGGTTTGATGAAATCCTCCAAAGAGACAAGGAGACGGGTTACAAAAACAGAAGCATGCAATAACCcaaaaaagcaataaatttagataaaaaatttgcaattaaaatagACCTTGGTACTGGGGATATTGAGGGACACTTTGCCACGACATTGCACTGTGGGTTCTGCTCTCGGCCTTTCTCTCTAAAGATCTCTAATAGATGCTGCTGTGAAGTAGACCCAAGAAACTTTCGATTAGTCAAGCCTTGCCCCTTGGCACTCACCTTGCATTGTTGAGGTCGCTGAGTAGCACTAAGTTCGATGAGAATTTACCTGCAAGCAGAGATGGAATGGAAAGTGATAACATAAAATAGGTGCTGATACAACGCAGCCACTTTGTTCGTTCGGCTAATTAAATTAGCAGCAATGAAATGTAGTACAGTAATGGGAAAAAGTTCCGCTCTTTTTGAAACCCCCATCCTGTGGCAtgcaattattaattaatttcggCTCTTCCTGGTCGCTTTATGGATTTGTTGTGGCAGAAGTGACGTGTACGCTATGTGAGCGTGGGAGTGCTCTTGAAAGGCAATGCCGTTTATTAATTTACCTACACACTGTTTTCTAGTCGTAGCTTTTAAATTGGTGCAGCTGGAGTCTACACACATCAATAATACATACTCGAGCGGTTTGTTTGTATCCGCCAGAAAAACGGTGACTCACTCAGCCACAGATCCACAAATATACCGGAGGGAACACCACAAGGAGCATGAATTGCAATTACTTGCCACAAGCCAAGCCCCAAGAACTGATTTAAGCACTTTAAGATAATTTATTTACCTCTGGATTGTTTACAAAACTGCTTTAACCAagtaaactttttttttgtttttatggaTTATTCACGAAATTATCCTAGAGATGTGCTAGGCGAGCTATCGAATATCGACTTATCGATTAGGGTGGAAAAACGTATAATATTAAAGGTGGCGCAAATTCTGATAAAACGACTGTTCCACTACACTTTCAATTAAGGAAGGCAGtaagaaaacataaaaaacttgatgggaaaagaaagaaagctaAATATCGGACGACCACCGAAAACTTTTTTATATGGTTTTATGTAATAGATATCTGTAAAATATGACGTCAGTATAAACTGAATCGGCTTGCGACACCTTGCAAATGCATAGAAACTATCGATAGTCGGAAAAAAGCACTAAAATATACCAGCAATGCAGTTTGGTATATTTTAGTGAATTTTTTGGCCGACTCGCATGCTGCAATCGTCCACGACGCTCGTGTAATCTTTTCGTTTCTGTATTAAAAGGGCGAGAATTTTCTGGTAGGTCTTAACTATGTGAACAATCAATAAGTGACGGTGAATCATACCGAGTGCAGCCATTGTCCCAGCGAAGACAAGCGTTTACGTTTAGGTTATGTGCGTGCCGTGCCGCTTGTAACAAAGGGCCCATCTCCAGACATATGGAAAGCGGAGGTGGGGATCGGGTTGCTGACCTGCATTGAGAAAGAGCCGGAAGCCCCT is a window of Drosophila pseudoobscura strain MV-25-SWS-2005 chromosome 3, UCI_Dpse_MV25, whole genome shotgun sequence DNA encoding:
- the Nmda1 gene encoding protein lifeguard 1 isoform X2, with protein sequence MQDPNQQYNYGGYPPQGGYGGGPPQGGYPPYAQGGAQPYPQGPYGQPYGQGPPPGGYAPQPGFIQPPPAAGGYGAYDDPESQPKNFSFDDQSIRRGFIRKVYLILMGQLLVTFGAVALFVFHQGTKDFAAKNMWLFWVALGVMLVTMLCMACCDSVRRQTPTNFIFLGLFTIAQSFLMGVTATRYAPNEVLLAVGITAAVCLALTLFAMQTKYDFTMMGGILIACMVVFLIFGIVAMFMKGKIITLVYASFGALLFSVYLIYDTQLMMGGDHKYSISPEEYIFAALNLYLDIINIFMYILTIIGASRD
- the Nmda1 gene encoding protein lifeguard 1 isoform X1 codes for the protein MSWQSVPQYPQYQDPNQQYNYGGYPPQGGYGGGPPQGGYPPYAQGGAQPYPQGPYGQPYGQGPPPGGYAPQPGFIQPPPAAGGYGAYDDPESQPKNFSFDDQSIRRGFIRKVYLILMGQLLVTFGAVALFVFHQGTKDFAAKNMWLFWVALGVMLVTMLCMACCDSVRRQTPTNFIFLGLFTIAQSFLMGVTATRYAPNEVLLAVGITAAVCLALTLFAMQTKYDFTMMGGILIACMVVFLIFGIVAMFMKGKIITLVYASFGALLFSVYLIYDTQLMMGGDHKYSISPEEYIFAALNLYLDIINIFMYILTIIGASRD